Proteins found in one Mucilaginibacter gracilis genomic segment:
- a CDS encoding glycoside hydrolase family protein, whose product MKKIIALTALAITVVMFSFTKTETVPVQRDFKIAEAQYSAMIFNVKRFDEYPRTALPDGTLKNTDLQEWTSGFWPGSLWYLYEYTKDEKWKAAATRWTNTLAANQYNKTTHDLGFMMYCSYGNAYRLTGDKEYRDILIQSAKSLATRFDARVGCIRSWDPRLSWDGKTTWQFPVIIDNMMNLELLFFASKESGDPTYRNIAITHAETTMKNHIRPDFSSYHV is encoded by the coding sequence GCTTTAACAGCTTTAGCCATAACCGTTGTGATGTTTTCATTCACCAAAACAGAAACAGTACCAGTGCAGCGCGACTTTAAGATTGCAGAAGCGCAGTACAGTGCCATGATATTCAACGTTAAGCGTTTTGATGAATACCCGCGCACGGCTTTGCCCGATGGCACATTAAAAAACACCGACCTACAGGAGTGGACATCCGGTTTTTGGCCTGGCAGCTTATGGTATTTATACGAATATACAAAAGATGAAAAATGGAAGGCCGCTGCCACACGGTGGACAAACACGCTGGCTGCCAACCAATACAATAAAACAACCCACGACCTCGGTTTTATGATGTATTGTAGCTATGGCAATGCTTATAGACTTACCGGCGATAAAGAATACAGGGACATTCTTATTCAATCAGCTAAATCATTAGCCACACGCTTTGATGCCAGGGTCGGTTGTATCCGTTCCTGGGATCCGCGCCTTTCATGGGATGGTAAAACAACCTGGCAGTTCCCCGTTATTATTGATAATATGATGAACCTGGAATTGCTCTTTTTCGCATCGAAAGAAAGCGGCGACCCTACGTATAGGAATATAGCCATTACCCATGCCGAAACAACCATGAAAAATCATATCCGTCCGGATTTTAGCTCGTACCATGTTTAG